A portion of the Amyelois transitella isolate CPQ chromosome 2, ilAmyTran1.1, whole genome shotgun sequence genome contains these proteins:
- the LOC106143142 gene encoding golgin subfamily A member 1, whose protein sequence is MFASLKSKIKEETGSDISKLTSSWRNGAFLGRMSLRDDSSTASPSSSGGPGDSTSDSISPQLESYLSDRTGGQVDQAGLQQQYSTQLEVKLKDRDAYWEKKIEELKLSLASVQGSEAAAAQAVARAAQAEAATAARQRDAAEAQLRSLRERVAAAERAQDRLDALTEELEQSRREWSRERSELTSALSEAEARARDLADQLALVKAALPADNAMHHMHEDDKRAMTESGCVDYDRVCRERAVLARQLQEAKVALADVKTSWSGQIASLETQVARLSRQAGEEGAERRRVELEKKELQENLVNMSAELEKVRQNLANSEAKDITMDLEKRIQELTEANEQLNVALENERTLVKILKEKVDKSNRLYDEQKAEVTRLDILMTELRNDCVELKKKYDMERREKDEAILRNAHMSQSIEMCQSNVRYQETEISDLKARIAELEAVIAQHKENQAACMLIKENEETRKAEIEQLNRRVQELGESEEKLKKTIQDFETEICDKNKKIKTLDSRIADMKKTLQRELQSSKSDLSSAEEQDISRRYLKHVVLRFLTARELEARQLTRALAALLRLSAHEEALLRAALPPRTGLAAWFPSLNT, encoded by the exons ATGTTTGCCAGTTTAAAAAGCAAGATAAAGGAGGAAACTGGTAGCGATATCAGTAAATTGACAAGCAGTTGGCGTAATGGAGCGTTTTTAGGTCGCATGTCGCTTAGAGACGATTCT tCCACAGCAAGTCCAAGTAGTTCGGGTGGGCCAGGAGATTCGACGTCTGAT tctaTTTCCCCACAATTGGAGTCATATTTATCAGACCGCACGGGTGGCCAAGTGGATCAGGCTGGCTTGCAGCAACAGTACTCAACTCAGTTGGAAGTCAAACTCAAAGACAGAGATGCTTATTGGGAGAAGAAGATTGAGGAGCTTAAACTTTCTTTAGCTTCTGTGCAGG gaTCAGAAGCAGCAGCTGCGCAAGCAGTGGCCCGTGCGGCGCAGGCAGAGGCTGCGACTGCGGCGCGCCAACGAGACGCGGCTGAAGCGCAACTGCGGTCGCTACGGGAAAGAGTCGCCGCTGCCGAGCGAGCACAGGACCGGCTTGATGCCCTCACT GAAGAACTCGAGCAGTCTCGTCGCGAATGGTCTCGCGAGCGCAGTGAGCTGACGAGCGCTCTGAGCGAGGCGGAGGCTCGCGCGCGCGACCTCGCCGACCAACTGGCCTTAGTCAAGGCTGCTTTGCCTGCAGACAATGCCATGCATCACATGCATGAAGATG ACAAACGGGCGATGACAGAGTCGGGATGCGTTGATTATGATCGAGTATGTCGCGAACGAGCCGTGTTGGCGCGACAACTGCAAGAGGCTAAGGTTGCTTTGGCAGATGTCAAGACGTCATGGAGTGGACAGATAGCCTCGCTGGAGACACAG GTGGCGCGACTGTCGCGGCAAGCGGGGGAAGAGGGCGCGGAGAGGAGAAGAGTAGAGTTGGAGAAAAAAGAGTTACAAGAGAATCTAGTTAACATGTCGGCAGAGCTGGAGAAAGTTCGACAGAACTTAGCTAATAGCGAAGCTAAG GATATAACGATGGACCTTGAAAAACGAATACAAGAGCTAACAGAAGCAAACGAACAACTGAACGTTGCTTTGGAGAATGAACGGACCCTGGTGAAGATCCTCAAAGAGAAGGTGGACAAATCCAACAGGCTGTATGACGAGCAAAAGGCTGAGGTGACCAGATTGGATATCCTGATGACTGAACTCAGAAATGACTGTGTGGagttgaaaaagaaatatgacat GGAGCGGCGAGAGAAAGACGAAGCTATACTCCGCAACGCACACATGTCCCAGTCGATAGAGATGTGTCAGAGCAACGTGCGCTACCAGGAGACTGAGATATCTGACCTGAAGGCGAGGATAGCAGAGCTGGAGGCCGTCATAGCTCAACACAAGGAG AACCAAGCGGCGTGTATgctaataaaagaaaatgaagaGACGAGAAAAGCGGAGATCGAACAGTTGAATAGAAGAGTCCAGGAGTTGGGTGAAAGCgaagaaaaacttaaaaagaCTATTCAAGACTTTGAAACTGAAATCTGTGATAAAAATAAG aaaataaaaactttagaCAGTCGGATAGCGGACATGAAGAAGACTTTGCAGCGGGAACTACAGAGCAGCAAGTCGGACCTCTCTTCGGCCGAGGAGCAGGATATTAGCAGAAG GTACTTAAAGCACGTTGTGCTGCGGTTCCTGACAGCGCGGGAGTTAGAGGCGCGCCAGCTGACGCGCGCGCTGGCCGCGCTGCTGCGGCTCTCCGCGCACGAGGAGGCGCTGCTCCGCGCCGCGCTGCCGCCCAGGACCGGGCTCGCGGCTTGGTTCCCCTCACTGAACACTTGA